In Leishmania donovani BPK282A1 complete genome, chromosome 35, the following are encoded in one genomic region:
- a CDS encoding structural maintenance of chromosome (SMC) family protein, putative, translating to MLSKIHRVELDNFKSYYGKAVIGPFKDFTCVVGPNGAGKSNLMDALSFVLSSTVTQTSASSMRGKSAVDFIHRKAKTAGNGCRVTLVMRHPASKRAVAAAAVPAGDESGKSDTAASAARRGAVVADDGEHVHHSSTVETSFTRQVDVQGTVSCLLNGKPVTEKEYVAALTEHRIGARVDTFLVFQHQVEAVAQKKAKQLTELLEQVSGSGELHGEYATKKAALERANEALTSASLEKRGAAVAVHQMRLAKKEAERYEELHQQLTSVRQELALSELFAVETELEKRKEELQQRRDALAELEKSIATEQTIREMKRTYATRHKTYLEELKKARKSADDLRLKHSTVERIKAALAHLTRKAELQRQELEAAQKATTVRTVEAERLEGQLKKQKALLDTFEKRCVADDTKRVTLNTVLNQQQLDEYRQLRKEAECATVMLRQRRETVLRQRDSAQEALKQCDRAAEAHQQQMKDVSQAIETAAKYGAELQQRRNELEETVSTLKVQLTEASKDLETMQKKNKAREVELARLQEQLHELRYMKDTSKQNARMADALQALRSLFPIRGRMVDLCTVPNERHRNAVTVAMGKNLEGIVVETTAVAIRCVKYLKEQRMPPMTFLPLDAVKGKAVDDRLRTFSGTCKPIVDVVRFEPELEPAVRYTLGQTLLCDTVAEAKSVAYGRDGERFKVVTLDGTVLLKNGSVQGGLASVQSRARKWDEKKYEDLRVARDRLLSEAAAGGEAELARIQISIRDMEARREFAEKRVAVVHTEQCANDTKTQRLTEELAKLESRGADFATRHKGYAAELQVMHKELLELSKSISRVEGQVFADFQKKVGIPNLLNLEGQQTQEAKQRAETRQQLLLVIHKLESSLEMEVKQVGDAKIADLEEACARLHKEKEQCKKDLTDYKALVEKAERQHQETRKTAAQSRTELDSLEQQIRNATRNSETDLARVAQARKLVTGIQLACDSLRLRRLNLVRRCQMDEIGIPLKPAASSGAKRARGEDTGAATRASSGLPTPSSRQRSSATGSRTQILLSEPFTLLVEGGASQSGVRGATSAASSFASSPALDSETTMCIDFSSLTEAQRVAAADRAQFSAYSHHAQAQLEALAAEMESLAPNMKAASRVMASEDRLGASSTLLDEARDMARVANKEFTRVKEQRTARFMEMFEKVAATVDRVYRELTMGTRAHAVHGSAYLSLENVEEPYLGGTTYHATPPLKRFMPMELLSGGERTMAALALLFAIHEVSPTPFFVLDEVDAALDAGNVEKLASYLRKNCQSCQFVVVSLKEQLYHMADMLLGVMKDKDRESSKVITMDLRGYAY from the coding sequence atgCTGTCAAAGATTCACCGCGTAGAGCTCGACAACTTCAAGAGCTACTACGGCAAAGCCGTCATCGGGCCCTTCAAGGATTTCACATGCGTTGTTGGACCCAACGGCGCCGGGAAGTCCAACTTGATGGACGCGCTGAGCTTCGTGctgagcagcaccgtcacacAGACGAGTGCCTCATCGATGCGCGGTAAGTCCGCCGTCGACTTCATTCATCGCAAGGCAAAGACAGCGGGTAACGGGTGCCGCGTGACTTTGGTGATGCGCCATCCGGCCTCGAAGAGGGcagttgctgccgctgcagtaCCGGCTGGCGACGAGTCGGGCAAAAGCGATACCGCTGCGTCCGCTGCCCGTCGTGGCGCggtcgtcgccgacgacgggGAGCACGTTCatcacagcagcaccgtcgagACCTCTTTTACTCGCCAAGTCGATGTGCAGGGTACGGTCTCATGCCTGCTCAACGGCAAGCCAGTGACAGAGAAGGAGTACGTGGCCGCGCTTACCGAGCACCGCATTGGCGCCCGTGTTGACACGTTTCTCGTGTTTCAGCATCAGGTGGAGGCGGTCGCgcagaagaaggcgaagcagctgaCGGAACTACTCGAGCAGGtcagcggcagtggtgaGCTTCATGGTGAGTACGCTACCAAGAAGGCCGCACTGGAGAGGGCCAACGAGGCGCTGACGAGTGCGTCTCTCGAAAAGCGCggggctgccgtggcggtgcatcAAATGCGACTAGCcaagaaggaggcggagcgctaCGAGGAGCTGCATCAGCAGCTGACGAGCGTCAGGCAAGAGCTAGCCCTCTCCGAGCTCTTCGCCGTCGAAACGGAACTTGAGAAGCGCaaggaagagctgcagcagcgccgcgacgcgctTGCGGAACTGGAAAAGAGCATTGCAACAGAGCAGACAATCCGGGAGATGAAGCGGACGTACGCGACCCGGCACAAGACGTACTTGGAGGAGCTGAAAAAGGCGCGTAAGTCTGCCGATGATCTGCGGCTTAAGCACAGCACGGTGGAGCGCATCAAAGCCGCCCTGGCGCACCTAACCCGcaaggcagagctgcagcgacaggagctggaagcggcgcagaaggcgaCAACTGTCCGCACTgtcgaggcggagcggcttGAGGGGCAGTTGAAGAAGCAAAAAGCGCTGCTTGACACTTTTGAAaagcgctgcgtcgctgaCGACACGAAGCGAGTCACGCTGAACACCGTGCTcaatcagcagcagctggatgAGTACCGGCAACTgcggaaggaggcggagtgCGCGACCGTGATGCTACGCCAGCGCCgggagacggtgctgcggcaacgCGACTCCGCACAGGAGGCCCTGAAACAATGCGACAGAGCCGCGGAggcacaccagcagcagatgAAGGACGTCAGCCAGGCCATTGAGACGGCCGCGAAGTACGGGGCTgaactgcagcagcgccgcaacgAGTTGGAGGAAACGGTGAGCACGCTCAAGGTCCAGCTCACGGAAGCCAGTAAGGACCTTGAAACAATgcagaagaaaaacaaagcaCGGGAGGTGGAGTTGGCACGACTGCAGGAACAGTTGCACGAGCTGCGCTACATGAAAGACACAAGCAAGCAGAACGCGCGCATGGCGGACGCTCTCCAGGCCttgcgctctctcttcccaATCCGCGGACGCATGGTGGATCTGTGCACGGTGCCCAACGAGCGGCACCGCAACGCGGTCACGGTGGCCATGGGCAAAAACCTCGAGGGGATCGTTGTGGAGACGACCGCGGTGGCAATTCGCTGCGTCAAGTATCTGAAGGAGCAGCGCATGCCGCCCATGACGTTTCTGCCGTTGGACGCAGTGAAAGGCAAGGCTGTTGACGACCGTCTGCGCACATTTAGTGGCACATGCAAGCCCATTGTCGATGTGGTTCGCTTTGAGCCTGAGCTGGAGCCGGCGGTGCGGTATACACTGGGTcagacgctgctgtgcgacACGGTTGCCGAGGCCAAGTCGGTTGCCTACGGCCGCGACGGGGAGCGCTTCAAGGTGGTGACGCTGGACGGCACAGTCCTCCTGAAGAACGGGTCTGTGCAAGGTGGTTTGGCCTCCGTACAGAGCCGCGCCCGCAAGTGGGACGAGAAGAAGTACGAGGACCTTCGCGTTGCCCGCGACCGCCTGTTGAgcgaggccgccgcaggTGGTGAGGCAGAGCTGGCTCGCATCCAGATCTCGATTCGGGACATGGAGGCGCGGCGCGAGTTTGCTGAGAAGCGCGTCGCTGTAGTGCACACGGAGCAATGCGCTAACGACACCAAGACGCAGCGGCTgacggaggagctggcgaagcTGGAAAGCCGCGGAGCCGATTTCGCGACGCGGCACAAGGGATacgcggcggagctgcaggtgATGCacaaggagctgctggagctctCCAAGTCGATCTCGCGCGTCGAGGGACAGGTTTTTGCTGACTTCCAGAAGAAGGTGGGCATCCCCAACCTGCTAAACCTGGAAGGACAGCAAACGCAAGAGGCAAAGCAGCGCGCCGAGAcccggcagcagctgctacTCGTGATCCACAAGCTGGAGAGCTCGCTCGAGATGGAGGTGAAGCAGGTCGGCGACGCGAAGATCGCCGATTTGGAggaggcgtgtgcgcggctgcacaaGGAAAAGGAGCAGTGCAAAAAGGACCTCACCGATTACAAAGCGCtcgtggagaaggcggagcggcagcaccaggagacgaggaagacggcTGCGCAGAGCCGCACCGAGCTCGActcgctggagcagcagatTCGAAACGCGACTCGAAACTCCGAGACTGATCTGGCTCGTGTCGCCCAGGCGCGGAAGCTCGTCACAGGCATTCAGCTTGCCTGCGACTCTCTGCGGTTGCGTCGGCTGAAcctggtgcgccgctgccagatGGACGAAATCGGTATTCCACTGAAGCCGGCGGCCAGCAGCGGAGCgaaacgcgcgcgcggcgaggATACGGGCGCGGCCACCCGTGCCTCCTCCGGGCTGCCtacgccgtcgtcgcgccaAAGGTCCAGCGCCACGGGGAGCCGCACGCAAATTCTTCTCTCCGAGCCGTTCACACTGCTTGTCGAAGGCGGAGCGAGCCAGAGCGGCGTTCGCGGAGCAACGAGCGCCGCATCTTCTTttgcctcctcgccggcccTCGACTCAGAAACGACCATGTGCATCGACTTCTCCTCGCTCACGGAGGCACAgcgggtggcggcagcggaccGGGCTCAGTTTTCTGCGTACAGCCACCATGCccaggcgcagctggaggcgctcgcCGCCGAGATGGAGTCTCTGGCGCCAAATATGAAGGCCGCCTCGCGCGTCATGGCATCGGAAGATCGTCTTGGggcgtcgtcgacgctgctCGACGAGGCCCGCGATATGGCCCGTGTGGCCAACAAGGAATTCACCCGCGTCAAagagcagcgcacggcgcgcTTCATGGAGATGTTCGAGAAGGTGGCGGCCACAGTGGACCGGGTGTACCGCGAGCTCACCATGGGCACCCGCGCTCATGCAGTGCACGGCTCGGCGTACCTTAGCCTGGAGAATGTGGAGGAGCCGTACCTCGGCGGCACCACCTACCACGCCACACCGCCTCTCAAGCGCTTCATGCCGATGGAGCTGCTCTCCGGCGGCGAGCGCAccatggcggcgctggcgcttctCTTTGCGATCCACGAAGTCTCCCCGACGCCCTTCTTCGTGCTGGATGAGGTGGACGCGGCGCTAGACGCCGGCAATGTAGAGAAACTTGCGAGCTACCTTCGCAAAAACTGCCAGTCGTGCCAGTTCGTCGTGGTTTCGCTGAAGGAACAGCTTTACCACATGGCAGATATGCTGCTGGGCGTTATGAAGGACAAGGATCGGGAGAGCTCCAAGGTGATCACCATGGACCTGCGTGGCTACGCGTACTAG